A single genomic interval of Spinacia oleracea cultivar Varoflay chromosome 6, BTI_SOV_V1, whole genome shotgun sequence harbors:
- the LOC110774720 gene encoding O-methyltransferase 1, chloroplastic, translating to MKACLRHVSTIATFVHCQYKLKKRKNICMVAANLSNDDDPFLQAALHSATLRFQETHRPDPLFHDPYVACLVPANTSVYMKQHSHPYCVATRFIDDKLLQTLRNDDELKQVVLLTDGADTRVYRLTWPSSTLIFDISPDIIYSEVSQKLRDIGAQISRSCLLLHVSLESSNIQEVLRKKGFNGNRPSIWSLQGLPLLTLASFEDVLSIVSSLATKGSLVIGEVPTELELTTDQEERMHKLFMRHGFQIHVIDYEDVARSFGRDLSRESYNRVLFVAEHLRFSDDQVEMWRSEFQRTEEDGDEEGFEDL from the exons CAAGCTcaagaaaaggaaaaacatTTGCATGGTCGCCGCAAATTTGAGCAATGACGATGACCCTTTTCTTCAAGCTGCCCTTCATTCCGCTACTCTTCGTTTCCAGGAGACCCATCGCCCAG ACCCTCTTTTCCACGATCCTTATGTGGCTTGCTTGGTTCCTGCAAACACGTCTGTCTATATGAAGCAACACTCGCACCCTTATTGCGTTGCTACCAGGTTTATTGATGATAAACTGCTCCAAACTTTGAGAAATGACGATGAATTGAAACAG GTTGTTTTATTGACAGATGGTGCAGATACTCGTGTTTATAGACTAACTTGGCCAAGCTCTACATTGATATTCGACATATCACCGGATATAATCTACTCTGAAGTGTCTCAGAAGCTTAGAG ATATTGGGGCTCAGATCAGCAGGAGCTGCTTATTGCTTCATGTTTCACTGGAGTCTTCTAACATACAAGAAGTCCTGCGAAAGAAAGGATTTAATGGTAACCGCCCAAGTATATGGTCTCTCCAG GGTCTACCCCTGTTGACATTGGCTAGTTTTGAAGATGTTTTGTCAATTGTGAGTAGTTTAGCCACAAAGGGAAGCCTTGTAATCGGAGAAGTTCCAACTGAACTTGAGCTGACG ACCGATCAAGAAGAACGGATGCACAAGCTTTTCATGCGCCATGGATTTCAGATTCATGTGATTGACTATGAAGATGTGGCTAGAAGTTTTGGTAGGGATCTATCAAGGGAATCCTACAACCGTGTACTCTTTGTTGCAGAACATTTGCGATTTTCAGATGATCAG GTGGAAATGTGGCGAAGTGAATTCCAAAGGACTGAAGAGGACGGTGACGAAGAAGGGTTTGAAGATCTCTAA